One Pullulanibacillus sp. KACC 23026 DNA segment encodes these proteins:
- a CDS encoding YvrJ family protein → MNDWVSMIKDVGFPIVVTLYLLYRIEGKLDELNTSIQQLPGHLKDWNPSSPQ, encoded by the coding sequence ATGAATGATTGGGTGAGCATGATTAAGGATGTGGGATTTCCGATTGTCGTTACCCTCTATCTTCTATATAGAATAGAAGGGAAGCTTGATGAATTAAACACCTCTATTCAGCAGCTTCCAGGTCATTTAAAGGATTGGAATCCCTCCTCACCGCAATAA